One region of Eubalaena glacialis isolate mEubGla1 chromosome 6, mEubGla1.1.hap2.+ XY, whole genome shotgun sequence genomic DNA includes:
- the PIGZ gene encoding GPI mannosyltransferase 4, producing MKMAARVLWGSLSLLRLVWCLLPQTGYVHPDEFFQSPEVMAEDVLGIKAARPWEFHPSSPCRTVVFPLLTSGSAFWLLRLWEEWGPWPGLVSGYALLVGPRLLLASLSFALDLAVYHLAPRWGAERWNALVLLSGSYVTLVFYTRTFSNAIEGLLFAWLLVLVSPRVAGSCTPKKPAPGPLWHSWLLGGVMAAGFFNRPTFLAFALVPLFLWGTYGATNPSLKSLTKEALVLLPGATLTAVGFVAVDSCYFSSPSRPRTLVLTPANFLYYNLDPVNLARHGTHMRLTHLAVNGFLLFGVLHAHALQAAWQQLRACLQAFTQMGFPRALAARSLQSSPRSHLLLLYFMPLALLSAFSHQEARFLIPLLVPLVLLCSLQTQLAPRKGTLVLCNALGALFFGCLHQGGLMPGLGHLEQVVRAPALLRVPTHYTLLFTHTYMPPRHLLHLPGLGSPVEVVDMGGAEDQLLCQALSNLTRQPACHVAGGPWLCRLFVVTPGTTRSAMKKCSFPLKSETLIFPHLTLEDPPALSSLLSGAWRYHLSLHILELGEKPDNMTEKPLPKTQP from the exons ATGAAGATGGCAGCCAGGGTGCTGTGGGGCAGCCTCAGCCTGCTCCGCCTGGTGTGGTGTCTCCTTCCACAGACAGGCTATGTGCACCCAGATGAGTTCTTCCAGTCTCCTGAGGTCATGGCAG AGGACGTCCTGGGCATAAAGGCCGCGCGGCCCTGGGAGTTTCACCCCAGCAGCCCCTGCCGTACAGTGGTCTTCCCACTGCTGACCTCTGGCTCTGCCTTCTGGCTGCTCAGGCTCTGGGAAGAGTGGGGGCCGTGGCCTGGCCTGGTGAGTGGCTATGCGCTGCTGGTCGGGCCCCGCCTCCTCCTCGCTTCCCTCTCCTTTGCCCTGGACTTGGCCGTGTACCACCTAGCCCCACGCTGGGGGGCGGAGCGCTGGAACGCCCTGGTCCTGCTGTCTGGCTCCTACGTCACCTTGGTCTTCTACACAAGGACCTTCTCCAATGCCATTGAGGGGCTGCTCTTTGCGTGGCTGCTGGTACTGGTATCCCCCCGTGTGGCTGGGAGCTGCACGCCCAAGAAGCCTGCCCCAGGCCCGCTGTGGCACAGTTGGCTTCTTGGGGGTGTCATGGCTGCTGGCTTCTTCAACCGGCCCACCTTTCTGGCCTTTGCTCTGGTCCCCCTCTTCCTCTGGGGTACTTATGGAGCCACAAACCCCAGCCTCAAGTCGCTGACCAAGGAAGCCCTGGTGCTGCTCCCaggggcgaccctcacagcagtgGGGTTTGTGGCTGTGGACAGCTGCTACTTCTCCAGTCCATCTAGACCCCGTACCCTTGTCCTCACACCTGCCAACTTCTTGTACTACAACCTGGATCCCGTAAACCTGGCAAGGCATGGCACACACATGCGGCTCACTCACCTGGCAGTCAATGGCTTCCTGCTCTTTGGGGTGCTGCATGCCCACGCCCTGCAGGCTGCGTGGCAACAGCTGCGAGCCTGCCTCCAGGCCTTCACACAGATGGGCTTCCCAAGGGCACTGGCTGCCCGGAGCCTGCAGTCCAGCCCCAGGTCTCACCTCCTGCTCCTCTACTTCATGCCCCTGGCCCTGCTGTCTGCCTTTAGCCACCAGGAGGCTCGGTTCCTAATCCCCCTCCTGGTCCCCCTCGTCCTGCTTTGTAGTCTACAGACCCAACTGGCACCCCGCAAGGGCACCCTGGTCCTTTGCAATGCCCTGGGTGCCCTCTTCTTCGGCTGCCTGCACCAGGGGGGCCTCATGCCTGGCCTGGGGCACCTGGAGCAGGTGGTTCGCGCTCCTGCGCTCCTGCGTGTACCCACCCACTACACACTCCTCTTCACCCACACCTACATGCCCCCGCGGCACCTCCTGCACCTCCCGGGCCTGGGCTCACCCGTGGAGGTGGTGGACATGGGCGGGGCTGAGGACCAGCTCCTGTGCCAAGCCCTCAGCAACCTCACCAGACAACCAGCCTGCCACGTGGCTGGTGGGCCGTGGCTCTGCCGCCTTTTTGTGGTGACCCCTGGCACCACCAGGTCTGCCATGAAGAAGTGCAGCTTCCCCCTCAAGAGTGAGACACTCATCTTTCCCCACTTGACTCTGGAGGACCCACCGGCCCTGTCCTCCCTGCTGAGTGGGGCTTGGAGGTACCATCTCAGCCTTCACATCCTGGAGCTGGGGGAGAAACCTGACAATATGACAGAAAAGCCCCTGCCCAAGACTCAGCCATAG